The proteins below come from a single Asanoa ferruginea genomic window:
- a CDS encoding GH25 family lysozyme has translation MRIRTDLTHRRLRLAVAFSAAIVTAVLAPGGAMASGPSITPSNSDNGWAGSGTPTSVSGTSTALATIVPPPAGYPINGRDVSSHDHNGGKTVSWPAQKAAGDEFAYVKATEGTTYTNEYFTQDYRGAKAAGLYVGAYAWGRPDKGNPVGQANYFVDHMEWSRDGRTLPPFLDIEWPYNDLPACYGLNQSQMRSWISSFLSQVQARIGVTPMIYTNVNWWNPCTGNSTAFAGYLLDVASCNSSPPSVPGWGNHWTFWQYDIPDCQRGGDRDSNVFNGSLAQLAQLAGAHAGSGADVAWMQGSGLFTFSGAGFPTIGSVDGIGTPDWAGVGDYNHDGRDDLFWYYAGDGTIHTCDANGTTFTNCTMRRGPGVGKPDWAGVGDFDGDGYRDDIAWHQGSTIFTLSGSGLATTGSVDGPGTPTWAGVGDYTHDGRDDLFWFYPDGTIHTCESNGSTFANCTMRRGPGIGTPDWAGVGDFDADGYRDDIAWHQGSAVFTFSGTGLATIGSVDGIGTPTWAGVGDYNHDGRDDLIWYYGADGTLHTGESTGTTFSNWTMRRGPGIGVPAWAGTGTFH, from the coding sequence ATGCGCATCAGGACAGACCTGACCCATCGCCGACTACGGTTGGCCGTCGCGTTCTCGGCGGCCATCGTGACGGCCGTGTTGGCGCCCGGCGGGGCCATGGCAAGCGGACCGTCGATCACACCGTCCAACAGCGACAACGGCTGGGCCGGCAGCGGCACGCCAACGAGCGTGTCCGGCACGTCGACAGCCCTGGCCACGATCGTGCCGCCGCCGGCCGGCTACCCGATCAACGGCCGCGACGTGTCCAGCCACGATCACAACGGCGGCAAGACCGTCAGTTGGCCGGCCCAGAAAGCAGCCGGAGACGAGTTCGCCTACGTCAAGGCGACCGAGGGCACCACGTACACGAATGAGTACTTCACCCAGGACTACCGCGGCGCGAAAGCCGCCGGCCTCTATGTCGGCGCGTATGCCTGGGGGCGGCCCGACAAGGGCAACCCGGTCGGCCAGGCGAACTACTTCGTCGACCACATGGAGTGGTCACGGGACGGCCGGACGCTGCCGCCGTTCCTGGACATCGAGTGGCCCTACAACGACCTGCCCGCATGCTACGGCCTCAACCAGAGCCAGATGCGTTCGTGGATCAGCTCGTTCCTGAGCCAGGTGCAGGCCCGCATCGGCGTCACGCCGATGATCTACACCAACGTCAACTGGTGGAATCCGTGCACCGGCAACAGCACCGCGTTCGCCGGCTACCTGCTCGACGTCGCGAGCTGCAACTCCTCGCCACCATCGGTGCCGGGCTGGGGCAACCATTGGACCTTCTGGCAGTACGACATCCCGGACTGCCAGCGCGGCGGCGACCGCGATTCCAACGTCTTCAACGGAAGCCTCGCCCAGCTGGCCCAACTCGCCGGCGCACACGCGGGGTCAGGCGCGGACGTCGCGTGGATGCAAGGCTCGGGCCTGTTCACGTTCTCCGGGGCCGGGTTCCCGACGATCGGTTCCGTCGACGGGATCGGCACTCCGGACTGGGCCGGTGTCGGTGACTACAACCACGACGGCCGCGACGACCTGTTCTGGTACTACGCCGGTGACGGGACCATCCACACCTGCGACGCGAACGGGACCACGTTCACCAACTGCACCATGCGGCGCGGACCAGGAGTCGGCAAACCCGACTGGGCCGGAGTCGGTGACTTCGACGGTGACGGCTACCGCGACGACATCGCCTGGCACCAAGGCTCAACCATCTTCACCCTCTCGGGCAGCGGCCTAGCCACGACCGGCTCCGTTGACGGGCCCGGGACACCAACCTGGGCCGGTGTCGGGGACTACACCCACGACGGCCGCGACGACCTGTTCTGGTTCTACCCCGACGGAACGATCCACACCTGCGAATCGAACGGCAGCACCTTCGCCAACTGCACCATGCGCCGCGGACCCGGGATCGGGACCCCGGACTGGGCCGGCGTCGGCGACTTCGACGCAGACGGCTACCGCGACGACATCGCCTGGCACCAAGGATCAGCCGTGTTCACCTTCTCCGGAACCGGCCTGGCCACCATCGGGTCCGTCGATGGGATCGGGACACCCACCTGGGCCGGGGTCGGGGACTACAACCACGACGGCCGCGACGACCTGATCTGGTACTACGGCGCCGACGGCACCCTCCACACCGGAGAGTCAACCGGCACCACCTTCAGCAACTGGACCATGCGCCGCGGACCTGGGATCGGCGTCCCTGCCTGGGCCGGCACCGGCACCTTCCACTAA